The Rhizobium leguminosarum DNA segment CAAGCAGCATCGGCCAGTCGATTTCGCCGATCAGCCAATAGCCCGTGCCGCCGATCAGTGTCAGCGGGACCGCATGGACGATATCGGAGCCGACGATCTCGCGCACGTCGAGCCTGGGATAGAGGACCAGCAGGATCGTCACAGCCAGGGCGCCGGCACCGACTGAGGTCAGGGTGACGAGAACGCCGAGGAGGAATCCGAGAATGACGGTGAGGGCGAGGATGGTTCTCGGCTGCGGCTGCGGCGGCGTGCGGTCGCCGATGGCGCGGCGCGCCAGCTCGAGTATCGGGCCTCGGAAGACCAGCATGATCGAGGTCATGACAAGAAGCCAGCCAAGCGCCGTGGTGATCGTATTGGTGACGCCGATACTTTTGCGATCGACGCCTGCCAGCATCCAGAGCATCAGCAAGGCGGCCGGCACGCTGCCGACGGCGAGACTGCCGACGATCTTCCAGTTGACGCGCCCGTGCATGCCGTGGACGGCGGTACCTGCGGTCTTCGTGATCGCCGCATAGAGAAGATCGGTGCCGACGGCGGTCGCGGGATGGACGCCGAAGAGCAGCACCAGCAGTGGGGTCATCAGCGAACCGCCGCCAACGCCGGTGATGCCGACAAGCGCGCCGACAAACAAGCCCGAAAGCGAATAGTGAGGCTCGAACGTCAATCAAGCGCCTCCGTCGGCGCGCGGCCACGACAAACCGGATCGATGAAAACTAGCACTTCGTTCTGTCCCGCCCTCTTTTCAATGACGGGTAGATTGCGGCAGAAGCTGAGTCAAGTTCACCGCAGCCCGCGTCCCGGAAATCATTGGCGGCGGTAAAACTTGATGTTTCGCTTGACGGTGACATGCGCTAAGAGCGGCTGACCATTTTTATAGACTTAGCCGGACATTGGCCGCCATGACAGACAAGACACCCTTCTACATCACCACCGCGATTTCCTACCCCAACGGTAAGCCGCATATCGGCCATGCCTATGAGCTGATCGCGACGGATGCGATGGCGCGCTACCAGCGCCTTGATGGCAAGGACGTGTTCTTCCTGACCGGCACCGACGAACACGGCCAGAAGATGCAGCAGACAGCACGCG contains these protein-coding regions:
- a CDS encoding sulfite exporter TauE/SafE family protein; this encodes MTFEPHYSLSGLFVGALVGITGVGGGSLMTPLLVLLFGVHPATAVGTDLLYAAITKTAGTAVHGMHGRVNWKIVGSLAVGSVPAALLMLWMLAGVDRKSIGVTNTITTALGWLLVMTSIMLVFRGPILELARRAIGDRTPPQPQPRTILALTVILGFLLGVLVTLTSVGAGALAVTILLVLYPRLDVREIVGSDIVHAVPLTLIGGTGYWLIGEIDWPMLLALLIGSIPGIIIGSLLAPKLHERTIRIVLALTLAVVAWKLLTG